From Vairimorpha necatrix chromosome 9, complete sequence, one genomic window encodes:
- a CDS encoding putative SP-containing protein, translating to MFWQILTCLNFKYCTDTFLFLNYHDREGSLCDLYIGALEEDTDTKLNSVFLSTEYEWYLRAFVSGCRFEDGLFHIRNNCIHLQRVEKEDHESIRKLPFIVENKNLFKNFIACKEYYKCKIEVEDETECFFFKVSLNKTDDSLTWWFSTLMPFELNNMYADVKFSTPKVSVLKNRRKEDVYNSIIELNKLLQMGVVRPTLFPKKKIKTKKKKLNLLLMFQKSHNEEGPDKAELKRIVENALSGLLTHVSISTGEHVDNDNK from the exons ATGTTTTGGCAAATATTGACTTGTTtaaactttaaatattgtacTGATAcgtttctttttttgaattatcATGATAGAGAGGGATCTCTTTGCGATCTTTATATCGGTGCTTTAGAGGAAGATACTGACACTAAGTTAAATTCAGTGTTTCTATCAACAGAATATGAATGGTATTTGAGAGCTTTTGTGAGTGGTTGCAGGTTCGAAGATGGATTATTTCATATAAGAAATAACTGTATTCACTTACAAAGGGTAGAAAAGGAAGATCATGAAAGTATTAGAAAATTGCCGTTTATTGTTGAAAATAagaatctttttaaaaattttatcgcGTGTAAAGAATATTACAAGTGTAAGATTGAAGTAGAGGACGAAACggaatgttttttttttaaagtcaGTCTAAATAAAACGGACGATTCTCTTACTTGGTGGTTTTCGACATTAATGCCCTTTGAACTGAATAATATGTATGCTGatgttaaattttctacCCCTAAAGTTAGTGTGCTGAAAAATCGTCGTAAAGAAGATGTCTATAATTCAATTATAGA GCTAAACAAATTGCTACAAATGGGGGTAGTTCGTCCAACATTGTTTccaaagaagaaaataaagacgaaaaagaaaaaactaaatcTTCTACTTATGTTTCAGAAAAGCCACAATGAAGAAGGACCTGATAAAGCAGAATTGAAAAGAATTGTAGAGAATGCTTTGTCGGGACTATTAACTCATGTTTCAATATCTACTGGCGAACATGTCGACAATGacaataaataa